From a single Sulfolobus sp. E5-1-F genomic region:
- a CDS encoding Rieske (2Fe-2S) protein: MVCFNFSLGHIKHVEIIRISKTSFRTGEKRKITLPNGQELVIFYLGADRFFVFDNRCPHLGCDLSKYGVIIKEELVCQCHFSHFSIYTGEPRKGAAKKPIKIYKVQVTEDEVIISLI; encoded by the coding sequence ATAGTTTGCTTTAATTTCTCATTAGGTCATATTAAACACGTGGAGATTATAAGGATAAGTAAGACTAGTTTTAGAACAGGAGAGAAAAGAAAAATTACACTACCCAATGGCCAAGAATTAGTTATTTTTTATCTAGGAGCAGACAGATTTTTTGTTTTCGATAATAGATGCCCACATTTGGGATGTGATCTTTCAAAATATGGCGTTATCATAAAAGAGGAATTGGTATGTCAGTGTCATTTTTCTCACTTTTCTATATATACTGGAGAACCTAGGAAGGGAGCTGCAAAAAAGCCTATAAAAATATACAAAGTTCAAGTAACTGAAGACGAAGTTATTATATCGTTAATATAA
- a CDS encoding type I 3-dehydroquinate dehydratase — translation MRPLIVASLPIKKIEDLKLIPNFLDADLIELRLDYLKDREVSVISDYYEFLDKYKNKLIITLRDKTEGGINQLEDELKIKLLKELYDKKFLYDVEVSFLEKHSVPYDNVIVSIHYFNYLPALGKVKEIVSKFSEKAFSVKIAVPGLKGYKEVILPLLEYENITVIPMSNNPLDRIAVGLLGSKLIYSYAIEPLAQGQLYYKKVIQIFNYINDIITSSSVT, via the coding sequence ATGAGACCTTTAATAGTAGCCTCACTGCCGATTAAAAAGATAGAAGACTTAAAACTTATACCAAATTTTTTAGATGCAGATCTAATAGAGCTAAGATTAGATTATCTAAAGGATCGAGAGGTTAGTGTGATATCTGACTATTATGAGTTTTTAGATAAATACAAAAATAAGTTAATAATAACGTTAAGAGATAAGACAGAAGGGGGGATAAATCAATTAGAGGATGAATTAAAGATAAAACTTTTAAAAGAACTTTATGACAAAAAATTTCTATATGATGTTGAGGTTTCATTTCTCGAAAAACATAGCGTACCATACGATAATGTGATAGTCTCTATTCACTATTTTAACTATCTTCCAGCTTTAGGAAAGGTAAAGGAGATTGTCAGTAAGTTTTCCGAAAAAGCGTTTAGTGTCAAGATCGCAGTACCTGGTCTGAAAGGATATAAGGAGGTGATATTACCTCTTCTTGAATATGAAAACATAACGGTAATTCCAATGAGTAACAATCCCTTAGATAGGATAGCAGTTGGTCTACTAGGCTCAAAGCTCATCTATTCGTATGCAATAGAACCTTTAGCACAGGGCCAACTTTACTATAAAAAAGTAATCCAGATTTTTAATTATATTAACGATATAATAACTTCGTCTTCAGTTACTTGA
- the aroA gene encoding 3-phosphoshikimate 1-carboxyvinyltransferase — protein sequence MIVKIYPSKINGIIKAPQSKSLAIRLIFLSLFTRIHFHSLVLSEDVIDAINSVRALGVEVKNNSEFIPPEKLEIKKKFIKLKGSGTTLRMLIPIVAAIGGEVTIDAEESLRRRPLKRIVEALSSYGISFSSYSLPLTITGKLSSNEIKISGDESSQYISGLIYALHILNGGSIEILPPISSKSYILLTVDLFNRFGSDVKFYGNKIHVNPNNLVEFQGEVAGDYGLASFYALSALVSGGRVTIVNLWEPKDYFGDHSIVKIFREMGATSEYSDGKWYVEAREKYSPIKINIDDAPDLAMTIAGLAAIAEGTSEITGIERLRIKESDRIESIRKILELYGVGSEVKSNSILIFGINKNLLNSPVTDCFNDHRVAMMSSALALVNGGVITSAECVSKSNPNYWQDLLSLNAKISIE from the coding sequence TTGATTGTAAAGATTTACCCATCAAAGATTAATGGGATAATAAAAGCCCCCCAATCAAAGAGTTTAGCAATCAGACTAATTTTTCTTTCACTTTTTACTAGAATACATTTTCACAGTCTAGTTTTATCGGAAGATGTTATAGATGCTATAAATTCAGTAAGAGCATTAGGAGTTGAAGTAAAAAACAATTCCGAATTCATACCTCCAGAGAAATTAGAAATCAAGAAGAAGTTTATAAAATTGAAAGGTTCAGGGACTACTCTTAGAATGCTTATTCCAATAGTAGCTGCAATAGGTGGAGAAGTGACAATTGATGCTGAAGAAAGTTTAAGAAGAAGACCTTTAAAAAGAATCGTGGAAGCGTTAAGTAGTTATGGTATATCATTTTCTTCCTATAGCTTGCCTTTAACCATAACCGGAAAGTTAAGTAGTAACGAAATAAAAATTTCTGGCGACGAGAGTAGTCAATATATTTCTGGCTTGATATATGCTCTTCATATTCTAAATGGTGGCAGTATTGAAATACTGCCTCCAATATCATCTAAAAGTTATATACTGCTTACGGTAGATTTATTTAATAGATTTGGTTCAGATGTTAAGTTTTATGGTAATAAGATTCATGTTAATCCCAATAATTTGGTTGAATTCCAAGGTGAAGTAGCTGGAGATTATGGTTTAGCTTCATTTTATGCTCTTTCCGCATTAGTTAGCGGTGGTAGAGTTACAATAGTTAATTTATGGGAACCAAAAGACTATTTCGGTGATCATAGCATTGTTAAAATATTTCGTGAGATGGGTGCTACTAGTGAGTATTCAGACGGTAAATGGTATGTGGAGGCTAGAGAGAAATATTCTCCCATAAAAATAAATATAGACGATGCACCGGATTTAGCTATGACAATAGCTGGATTAGCTGCTATAGCAGAGGGAACAAGCGAAATTACAGGGATTGAACGATTGAGGATTAAGGAAAGTGATAGAATTGAAAGCATAAGGAAAATTTTAGAATTATATGGTGTAGGAAGCGAAGTTAAGTCTAACTCCATTTTGATATTTGGAATTAACAAAAATCTGTTAAACTCTCCAGTTACAGACTGTTTTAATGATCACAGAGTGGCTATGATGTCGTCTGCTTTAGCCTTAGTAAATGGTGGAGTAATTACATCAGCTGAATGTGTAAGTAAGAGTAATCCTAATTACTGGCAAGACTTATTATCGCTAAATGCAAAAATCTCCATTGAATGA
- a CDS encoding shikimate kinase, translated as MQAYGGVSIINALPSWYGSSMAVNLKVKVEIREGRRDYSKESDLIRVIIDYFKEKYSIPDIVVDIESELPQKSGLKSSSAVSVALIAEIAKRYNLKNINPPVLSAILSLKAGVSYTGALDDATAAYCGGVAFTYNKTFRIVKLDNPGSDLSVLILARGGRQKSVNLNELRKYNHVFEEIFRIALKDYLTAMKINGILIANILGYPLDPIEIALKNGALAAGISGNGPSYFAVSKYGEEGPVYESLKRFGDVIIARPVSLDCKDLPIKD; from the coding sequence ATGCAAGCCTATGGAGGAGTCTCGATCATAAACGCGTTACCATCCTGGTATGGCTCGTCTATGGCAGTTAATTTGAAGGTTAAGGTAGAAATTAGAGAAGGTAGAAGAGACTACTCTAAAGAGAGTGACCTAATTAGGGTCATTATTGATTACTTTAAAGAGAAGTACTCAATACCAGATATTGTAGTCGACATCGAATCGGAACTTCCACAGAAGAGCGGATTAAAAAGTAGCAGTGCAGTTTCTGTGGCTCTAATAGCAGAGATTGCAAAGCGATATAACCTAAAGAATATTAACCCTCCAGTATTGTCTGCAATACTTTCGTTGAAAGCTGGAGTATCATACACAGGAGCACTTGATGATGCAACTGCAGCATATTGTGGGGGAGTAGCATTCACTTATAATAAAACGTTTAGAATAGTAAAGTTGGATAACCCAGGGAGCGACTTATCAGTTCTCATATTAGCTAGGGGAGGAAGGCAAAAATCTGTCAATTTAAACGAGTTGAGAAAATACAATCACGTCTTTGAGGAGATTTTTAGAATAGCACTTAAGGATTATTTGACTGCTATGAAGATTAATGGAATATTAATTGCTAATATTTTAGGTTATCCTTTAGATCCAATAGAGATCGCTTTGAAAAATGGAGCGTTAGCTGCTGGGATTAGCGGGAATGGCCCGTCATACTTTGCAGTATCTAAGTACGGAGAAGAAGGTCCAGTATACGAAAGCCTTAAGAGGTTTGGAGATGTTATTATAGCTAGGCCTGTAAGCCTTGATTGTAAAGATTTACCCATCAAAGATTAA
- the aroC gene encoding chorismate synthase yields MPGNSFGKLFRVTTFGESHGPAVGVVIDGVPAGLPLTVEDIKFELEFRRPGRLYVSGRREKDEPEILSGIFNNRTTGSPIAVIVRNTDVISSFYEEIKYKPRPGHADLPYIMKYGYENWDYRGGGRASARETVSRVIAGAVAKKLLMLTDTWIAGHLRSLGPEELKEEVTFEEVLCSKYSPVRASKKVLEEKYEELIKKATQEGDSYGGIAEVITKNPPIGLGEPVFDKMKADLAKAVMSIPAVMGFEYGLGFIASKMKGSEANDEIIRKDNRIGWKYNYAGGILGGLTNGEDLIVRCAFKPTSSIRKPQKTLDLRNLEETYISVIGRHDPAVAIRGVTVVESMVALTLVDHAMRAGVIPLVKLTEEQGNIIQQRWERYVKSCKPMEESRS; encoded by the coding sequence ATGCCAGGAAACTCGTTTGGTAAACTATTTAGAGTAACCACTTTTGGAGAGAGCCATGGTCCTGCAGTAGGTGTAGTTATAGATGGGGTTCCAGCTGGTCTACCATTAACTGTTGAAGATATAAAGTTTGAATTAGAGTTTAGAAGGCCTGGCAGATTATACGTTTCTGGAAGAAGGGAAAAAGATGAGCCAGAGATATTAAGTGGTATCTTTAATAATAGGACTACTGGATCTCCAATAGCAGTTATAGTGCGAAATACTGATGTAATATCAAGTTTCTACGAGGAGATTAAGTATAAGCCAAGACCCGGACATGCTGATCTTCCATATATAATGAAATATGGATATGAAAATTGGGATTATAGAGGAGGTGGAAGAGCAAGCGCTAGAGAGACTGTAAGTAGAGTGATAGCAGGAGCAGTGGCTAAGAAGTTACTTATGTTGACAGATACTTGGATAGCAGGTCATCTTAGGAGTTTAGGACCAGAAGAGTTAAAGGAGGAGGTAACATTTGAGGAAGTTTTATGTTCAAAATATAGTCCAGTGAGAGCTAGTAAAAAGGTTCTTGAGGAAAAGTATGAAGAATTGATAAAGAAAGCTACTCAAGAGGGCGACAGTTACGGTGGGATTGCTGAGGTGATAACTAAAAATCCACCAATAGGATTAGGAGAACCAGTGTTTGATAAGATGAAGGCTGACTTAGCTAAAGCAGTAATGTCAATCCCAGCTGTAATGGGTTTCGAGTACGGTTTAGGTTTTATAGCAAGCAAAATGAAAGGGAGTGAGGCTAATGACGAGATTATAAGAAAGGATAATAGAATCGGTTGGAAATATAATTATGCTGGAGGAATTTTAGGCGGTTTAACTAATGGTGAAGATCTTATAGTCAGATGTGCATTTAAACCTACTAGTTCGATTAGAAAGCCTCAAAAGACCCTAGATTTAAGGAACTTAGAGGAGACTTATATTTCGGTAATTGGTAGACATGATCCAGCAGTAGCGATTAGGGGAGTTACTGTTGTAGAGTCAATGGTAGCATTAACCTTAGTAGACCATGCTATGCGTGCAGGAGTTATTCCACTAGTTAAACTTACAGAAGAGCAAGGTAATATAATACAACAGCGTTGGGAGAGGTATGTGAAATCATGCAAGCCTATGGAGGAGTCTCGATCATAA
- a CDS encoding shikimate dehydrogenase family protein → MLEEINYDTKLFGLIGKNIKYTLSPYIHNFSFRTLGINAVYLVFDLDEMKFNRVINGILEIMDGLNVTIPYKEEVMKYLDNTDPYSTRIQAVNTIYKKSGYNTDYLAIKNLVRKKIGNISGYECYIYGAGGAAKAAAFALSELGCSSISIVNRTRSRADELAKLLTKNGYYASIKENCNSSSNIIVVNSTPNPSVVPENCIQKSVLVIEFVYRPVETELIKNAKKYDIKYIDGLEILVNQAVEAEKIWFNKSLPDEKIIEYLYARKLVW, encoded by the coding sequence ATGCTTGAAGAGATAAATTATGACACTAAATTATTCGGCCTAATAGGTAAAAACATAAAGTATACGTTATCCCCCTATATTCATAATTTCTCATTTAGAACCTTGGGAATAAACGCAGTTTATCTAGTTTTTGATCTAGATGAAATGAAATTTAATCGTGTAATTAATGGTATATTGGAAATTATGGATGGGCTTAACGTTACCATACCGTATAAAGAGGAAGTAATGAAATATTTAGATAATACTGATCCATACTCTACAAGAATTCAAGCTGTAAATACAATATACAAAAAGAGTGGCTATAACACTGATTATCTAGCAATAAAAAATCTTGTAAGAAAGAAAATTGGGAATATATCTGGCTATGAATGTTATATATATGGTGCTGGAGGTGCGGCAAAAGCAGCAGCTTTTGCATTATCTGAATTAGGATGCTCTAGTATTAGTATTGTAAATAGAACTAGGTCAAGGGCTGATGAGTTAGCTAAATTACTAACTAAGAACGGTTACTATGCATCAATTAAGGAGAATTGTAATAGTAGTAGCAATATTATCGTTGTTAACAGTACTCCTAATCCTTCAGTAGTCCCCGAGAATTGTATTCAAAAATCTGTACTAGTTATAGAATTTGTTTACAGACCAGTTGAGACTGAACTAATTAAAAATGCTAAAAAATATGACATAAAATATATAGACGGTCTAGAAATATTAGTGAATCAGGCTGTAGAAGCAGAAAAGATATGGTTTAATAAGAGTTTACCAGATGAAAAGATTATAGAGTATCTTTATGCCAGGAAACTCGTTTGGTAA
- the aroB gene encoding 3-dehydroquinate synthase — protein sequence MRETFEDICCSKVRVVVGDGSLSKLSEIKDNNAVIIYSRKIDLMDKINKYLPNAYFIPVNDGETAKELSNVISIVEKLFEKNFDRGDYVIAVGGGTVTDVAGFVASIYLRGLNLVNVPTTFLGMVDAAIGGKNGVNFNNIKNLIGTFYQPSMIISDLEFLETLPIEELKKGLAEVIKYGITLDKELYDYLSLNKDKVLGKDKQVLEEVVFRSTLDKLNIVKEDEKETKGIRIVLNFGHTIGHAIEAGSSFNVPHGYAISVGMVCEAKIAEELGYAEEGVVEDVLWLLQLYGLPYDISQIDAPIDVKLALNAINMDKKHRKNVILMPFPTRIGSWKRVEVPLDTIMGFAEQCLKR from the coding sequence ATGAGAGAAACCTTTGAAGACATCTGTTGCTCTAAAGTAAGGGTAGTAGTTGGAGATGGTTCACTTTCAAAATTGTCCGAGATTAAAGATAATAATGCTGTTATTATTTATTCGAGGAAAATTGATTTAATGGATAAAATTAATAAGTATTTACCAAATGCATACTTTATTCCCGTCAATGATGGTGAGACCGCTAAAGAATTATCTAATGTAATCTCCATAGTAGAGAAGCTATTTGAAAAGAATTTTGATAGAGGGGATTATGTTATTGCTGTGGGTGGGGGAACAGTAACTGATGTAGCAGGTTTCGTAGCATCGATATACTTAAGAGGATTGAACCTAGTAAACGTACCAACGACCTTTTTAGGTATGGTAGATGCGGCAATAGGAGGTAAAAATGGAGTAAATTTCAATAATATAAAGAACTTAATTGGAACATTCTATCAACCTAGTATGATAATCTCTGATTTAGAATTTTTGGAAACTTTACCTATAGAAGAATTAAAGAAGGGATTAGCTGAGGTAATCAAATATGGCATAACTTTAGATAAAGAATTGTATGATTATCTATCTTTAAATAAAGATAAGGTACTAGGTAAAGATAAGCAGGTACTAGAAGAGGTAGTTTTTAGGTCTACGTTGGACAAACTAAACATTGTAAAAGAAGATGAGAAAGAGACTAAAGGGATAAGAATAGTTCTAAATTTCGGTCATACGATAGGTCATGCTATAGAAGCTGGTTCCTCTTTTAATGTTCCTCACGGTTACGCTATTTCTGTAGGAATGGTTTGTGAGGCTAAAATTGCTGAGGAGTTAGGTTATGCTGAGGAAGGAGTTGTAGAAGACGTCTTATGGTTATTACAACTTTATGGATTGCCTTATGATATATCTCAAATAGATGCTCCAATAGATGTTAAACTTGCGTTAAATGCAATTAATATGGATAAAAAGCATAGGAAAAATGTAATCTTAATGCCATTTCCCACGAGAATAGGTAGTTGGAAAAGAGTCGAAGTTCCTCTAGATACTATAATGGGGTTTGCTGAGCAATGCTTGAAGAGATAA
- the aroF gene encoding 3-deoxy-7-phosphoheptulonate synthase: protein MILYVLKDKSDYSTLVEKLNEKSASFKVLNLYGKNLVLAWPDQNIKGITDNSIEIAVEVKKSYVLASNDWKKQPTVVNVKDVEIGSKKVIVAAGPCAVESEEQVLTTAKAVKRAGASLLRGGAYKPRTSPYSFQGLGEEGIKILRRVGDEVGLPIVTEIMDTRDSAIFNQYVDMIQIGARNAQNFSLLKEVGKLGKPVLLKRGMGNTVEEWLQAAEYILLEGNGNTVLCERGIRTFEKSTRFTLDIGGMVAAKLMTHLPICADPSHPAGKRELVHSLALAAVAAGADMLLIEVHPHPEKALSDSEQQLTPESFEVLMDRIRALARALGRDA, encoded by the coding sequence ATGATCTTATACGTCCTTAAAGATAAAAGTGATTATTCTACATTGGTAGAAAAGTTAAACGAAAAATCAGCATCTTTTAAAGTATTGAATTTATATGGTAAGAACTTGGTATTAGCTTGGCCTGATCAAAACATAAAAGGCATTACCGATAATAGTATAGAAATAGCTGTGGAAGTTAAGAAAAGTTATGTCTTAGCTAGTAATGATTGGAAAAAACAACCGACAGTAGTAAATGTAAAAGATGTGGAAATTGGTAGTAAAAAGGTAATAGTAGCTGCAGGTCCTTGTGCAGTAGAAAGCGAAGAGCAAGTTCTTACTACTGCTAAAGCTGTCAAAAGAGCCGGTGCATCGCTACTTAGAGGAGGTGCTTACAAACCTAGGACAAGTCCATATTCCTTCCAAGGTTTAGGGGAAGAAGGGATTAAAATTTTGAGGAGGGTAGGGGACGAAGTAGGCTTACCTATTGTCACAGAAATAATGGATACAAGAGACTCTGCTATATTTAACCAGTATGTTGATATGATTCAGATTGGAGCTAGGAATGCACAGAATTTCTCCTTATTGAAGGAAGTCGGGAAGTTAGGCAAACCAGTACTACTTAAGCGAGGTATGGGAAATACAGTAGAGGAATGGCTTCAAGCTGCAGAATATATTTTACTAGAGGGAAATGGCAATACGGTGTTATGCGAAAGAGGAATAAGAACCTTTGAGAAATCGACTAGATTTACACTGGACATTGGTGGAATGGTGGCTGCTAAGCTAATGACGCATTTACCCATTTGTGCTGATCCAAGTCATCCTGCAGGAAAAAGAGAACTAGTCCATTCTCTAGCGCTAGCTGCAGTCGCTGCAGGTGCTGATATGTTATTAATTGAAGTTCATCCACATCCAGAAAAGGCGTTAAGTGATTCAGAGCAACAACTAACACCAGAATCATTTGAAGTTCTAATGGATAGAATTAGAGCGCTAGCTAGAGCCTTAGGGAGAGATGCATGA
- a CDS encoding chorismate mutase — MTEEIARLREEIDKVDEQLVKLLSYRLELSRKIGKVKLNSNISVTDENRETKVKEKWISNAKKYNIPSSLVESILPLIFSYSKLVQINPGEKEKVVIYGYGGMARSIVSLLSLAGHEVSITGRDLSKAESLANQFRCVSMSLLRAIDWGDIIIFAIPPNAILSNSNELFSDKLKGKIVMDISSSKFEIFKFLEELSRQFEFKYISTHPLFGPIEYPVGERVVIIPSQTSSNNDITRIENFWRKSGLVPIITDVETHEKAMAIVQVLTHFYLLGLSNAIETLSLELGVDYSNFHTTNFRELSKILKRIKDLKNVIIEIQKQNPYSYKVRNIGLEELKKIKEEIEGGK; from the coding sequence ATGACTGAAGAAATAGCACGACTAAGGGAAGAAATAGATAAGGTAGATGAGCAGTTAGTAAAACTACTCTCATATAGATTAGAATTATCTAGAAAAATAGGTAAAGTTAAGTTAAATTCTAACATAAGCGTTACTGATGAGAATAGGGAAACGAAAGTTAAAGAAAAGTGGATATCTAATGCGAAAAAGTATAACATTCCGAGTAGCTTAGTCGAATCTATATTACCTTTAATTTTTTCCTATTCTAAATTAGTTCAGATAAACCCTGGAGAGAAAGAGAAGGTAGTGATATATGGATACGGTGGAATGGCTAGATCGATTGTTTCTCTCCTTTCATTAGCTGGTCATGAGGTATCTATTACTGGAAGAGATTTAAGCAAAGCAGAAAGTTTAGCTAATCAGTTTAGATGTGTAAGTATGTCTCTATTAAGAGCGATAGATTGGGGGGATATAATTATATTTGCAATACCCCCTAATGCAATATTAAGTAATTCTAATGAGTTATTTTCAGATAAATTAAAAGGCAAAATTGTGATGGATATAAGTTCCTCCAAATTTGAGATTTTCAAGTTTTTAGAGGAATTGTCTAGACAATTTGAATTCAAGTATATTTCTACTCATCCACTTTTCGGTCCAATTGAATATCCCGTAGGTGAGAGAGTAGTAATTATTCCTTCCCAAACTAGTTCTAATAATGATATTACAAGGATAGAGAATTTTTGGAGAAAAAGTGGTTTAGTACCTATTATAACAGATGTCGAGACTCATGAAAAAGCGATGGCTATTGTTCAAGTTCTAACACATTTTTATCTTTTAGGTTTATCTAATGCAATTGAAACTTTATCATTAGAATTAGGCGTAGATTATAGTAATTTTCATACTACAAACTTTAGAGAATTAAGTAAGATTTTAAAAAGGATCAAAGATCTTAAAAATGTAATTATTGAAATACAAAAACAAAACCCTTATTCTTATAAAGTTAGAAATATAGGTTTAGAGGAACTTAAAAAGATTAAAGAAGAGATAGAAGGAGGTAAATAG
- a CDS encoding transketolase family protein, whose product MMQGNTYSMRETFGRLLADLGDKNKDLIVITADVGDSTRALYFREKFKDRYFNVGISEQDMVNFAAGLAAVGKKPAIVNFGMFLMRAWEQIRNSIARMNLDVKMFVTHTGYSDHGDGSSHQVLEDIALMRVLPNMKVIVPADPKDIERSLPIIINEERGPLYYRIGREYSPPITVGQEYEFKIGKAYVIKEGSDLAIMGAGVVLWDALKAAEELEKLGISVAVINLFSIKPIDESTIEYYARKTGKIITIEEHSIYGGIGSAVAEVTARRYPVPIRFIGATTFGRSARSQRDLLDYYNINYKTIIREAIDLLK is encoded by the coding sequence ATGATGCAAGGAAATACTTACTCAATGCGTGAAACTTTCGGAAGACTGTTAGCAGACCTAGGAGACAAGAACAAAGATCTAATTGTAATAACTGCAGATGTAGGAGACTCTACCAGAGCACTATACTTTAGAGAGAAGTTTAAGGATAGATACTTTAATGTGGGCATATCAGAGCAAGATATGGTAAATTTTGCTGCCGGCCTAGCTGCTGTAGGAAAAAAACCTGCTATAGTTAATTTTGGGATGTTCTTAATGAGAGCTTGGGAGCAAATAAGGAATAGTATAGCTAGAATGAATCTAGATGTTAAGATGTTTGTAACCCACACTGGATATAGTGATCATGGTGATGGATCTAGTCATCAAGTTCTTGAAGATATTGCGTTAATGCGTGTTTTACCAAACATGAAGGTAATAGTGCCAGCAGATCCTAAGGATATTGAAAGAAGTTTACCGATAATAATCAATGAGGAAAGAGGTCCATTGTATTATAGGATAGGTAGAGAGTATTCACCACCAATTACTGTAGGCCAAGAATATGAATTCAAGATTGGTAAAGCTTACGTAATTAAGGAGGGGAGTGACTTAGCTATAATGGGAGCGGGTGTTGTTTTATGGGATGCCTTAAAGGCAGCTGAGGAATTAGAGAAGTTAGGAATAAGTGTGGCAGTTATAAATTTATTCTCAATAAAGCCAATAGACGAAAGTACTATAGAGTATTATGCTAGAAAAACTGGTAAGATAATTACAATTGAAGAACATAGTATATATGGAGGTATTGGTTCTGCCGTCGCAGAGGTTACAGCTAGGCGTTATCCAGTTCCCATAAGATTCATAGGCGCTACTACTTTTGGAAGATCTGCTAGAAGCCAAAGGGATCTATTAGATTACTATAATATAAACTATAAAACTATTATAAGGGAGGCGATTGATTTATTGAAATAG
- a CDS encoding transketolase: MEKGGGSDGAPISIEELDKLRQIAERARRNVIKMLFYDQTIHVGSSLSSIEILTTLIFKHIRTDSSLVNKDWLILSKGHAAPALYAVLAEKGYIKEEELWRIQDITGLLQGHPETFIPGVDMSTGSLGQGLSFGIGVATGIKMSNGNGRVYVIMGDGEQDEGEIWEAMTHAVVRNLDNLIAFVEVNNFQLDGSTEEIKPKNFLPKVWEAVGWKVLNCDGHDFISITNAINEAYKAGKPVVIFAKTVRGKGFPAIENTHKQRSSPDDARKYLLNA, from the coding sequence ATGGAAAAAGGTGGAGGAAGTGATGGAGCCCCAATATCAATAGAAGAATTAGATAAGTTGAGACAAATAGCTGAAAGGGCAAGAAGAAATGTAATCAAAATGTTGTTTTATGATCAAACAATCCATGTGGGATCTTCCCTAAGTAGTATAGAGATATTAACTACATTAATATTTAAGCATATAAGGACTGATTCAAGTCTGGTAAATAAAGATTGGCTAATTTTAAGTAAAGGTCATGCTGCACCAGCTCTTTATGCTGTTTTAGCTGAAAAAGGTTATATAAAGGAAGAGGAACTTTGGAGAATTCAAGATATAACGGGATTACTACAAGGTCATCCAGAGACTTTTATTCCCGGTGTAGATATGTCGACTGGTAGTTTAGGGCAGGGATTAAGTTTCGGAATAGGTGTTGCTACTGGTATAAAAATGTCTAATGGAAATGGAAGAGTCTACGTGATAATGGGTGATGGAGAACAAGATGAGGGAGAAATATGGGAGGCTATGACACATGCGGTGGTTAGAAATCTTGATAACCTAATCGCATTTGTAGAGGTGAATAATTTCCAGCTTGATGGTTCAACAGAGGAGATAAAACCAAAGAACTTCTTACCTAAGGTATGGGAAGCCGTAGGTTGGAAAGTGTTGAATTGTGATGGACATGATTTCATAAGTATTACTAATGCAATCAACGAGGCATATAAGGCAGGTAAGCCTGTAGTAATATTCGCTAAAACTGTAAGAGGAAAGGGATTCCCCGCGATAGAAAACACTCATAAACAGAGGTCTAGTCCAGATGATGCAAGGAAATACTTACTCAATGCGTGA